In the Nicotiana tabacum cultivar K326 chromosome 16, ASM71507v2, whole genome shotgun sequence genome, one interval contains:
- the LOC107808379 gene encoding growth-regulating factor 1-like, with the protein MDFGVVGSLDSGGVICSDNTSNMFTTAAAAAASVETKQKWYGSTGFHKNERSSSTTTTTVTEDDWNNKDIKLAKTSDDFSSSKAAAAATMLFQQQLRSNCPNSQQMLSFSSPNSQNVTMPYYHYTSSPFTRNSSGCGSGAMNAGNMHGVIAAGVKGPFTPSQWMELEHQALIYKYITANVPIPPYLLNPIRKALESAGFTTFAGLRPNALGWGAFHLGFSNSNDPEPGRCRRTDGKKWRCSRDAVADQKYCERHMNRGRHRSRKPVEGQTGATSAKLMNISSSASAALAPGGAASNTLPLSHPQLSNLLPAVTNPSTTSPYLERNYTPKENFGERYSDTKGLVSSSEKESLYSIQKEQNLYGATSRAEFGLVCADSLINPLNKNSSLVNCRGYGNSEDIRDQESKSQHHPLRQFMDDWPKNQSDQSTVSWPDVDLQSDRTQLSISIPVVTSDFMSSTSSPANDKLTTSAQYRPSQEHETTTQMGLGIGTIISEHNQRQGNWIPITWENSMGGPLGEVLHSTNNSSGDCKNKSAALNLMTEGWDRSPRMGLSPTGVLQKSSFGSLSNSSAGSSPRAENSKTNEGSSLCNGLLGTTLMNPTLPACNM; encoded by the exons ATGGATTTTGGGGTGGTGGGGAGTTTAGATAGTGGTGGGGTGATTTGTTCAGACAATACAAGTAATATGTTTACTACAGCAGCAGCTGCTGCTGCCTCAGTTGAGACCAAGCAAAAGTGGTACGGATCTACTGGATTTCACAAGAATGAAAGATCTTcttctactactactactactgttACTGAAGATGACTGGAATAATAAGGACATTAAATTAGCTAAGACTAGTGATGACTTTTCATCCTCTAAAGCAGCAGCAGCAGCTACAATGCTGTTTCAGCAACAGCTCAGAAGTAATTGTCCTAACAGCCAGCAAATGCTTAGTTTTTCTTCACCCAACTCTCAGAATGTGACAATGCCTTATTATCATTACACCTCAAGTCCTTTTACTAGGAACTCTTCAG GCTGTGGCAGTGGAGCTATGAATGCTGGAAACATGCATGGGGTAATAGCAGCAGGGGTAAAAGGGCCATTTACTCCATCACAGTGGATGGAGTTGGAACACCAGGCTTTGATCTACAAATACATTACTGCAAATGTTCCAATACCTCCTTATCTTCTCAACCCCATTAGAAAAGCTCTTGAATCTGCTGGCTTCACAACTTTTGCAGGCCTTAGACCCAATGCTT TGGGATGGGGTGCATTCCATCTAGGATTCTCCAACAGCAACGATCCGGAGCCAGGAAGGTGTAGGAGAACAGATGGGAAGAAATGGCGGTGCTCAAGAGATGCAGTTGCCGATCAAAAGTATTGTGAGCGGCACATGAACAGAGGCCGCCATCGTTCAAGAAAGCCTGTGGAAGGACAAACTGGTGCTACTTCCGCCAAGCTGATGAATATATCTTCTTCAGCATCAGCAGCATTGGCTCCCGGAGGCGCTGCATCCAACACTCTACCTCTCTCACATCCCCAACTTAGCAACTTGCTGCCTGCTGTTACTAATCCCTCCACAACTTCCCCTTATCTTGAGAG GAATTATACGCCCAAGGAAAATTTTGGTGAAAGGTATTCAGATACAAAAGGCCTTGTTTCATCAAGTGAGAAAGAGAGCCTATATTCAATACAGAAAGAGCAGAATCTTTATGGAGCAACTTCAAGGGCTGAATTTGGATTAGTTTGTGCTGACTCTTTGATCAATCCACTAAATAAAAACTCTTCACTAGTGAATTGCCGTGGCTATGGCAATTCAGAAGATATCAGAGATCAAGAAAGCAAATCACAGCATCATCCACTTCGACAGTTCATGGACGATTGGCCCAAAAACCAGTCCGATCAATCCACAGTTTCTTGGCCTGACGTTGATTTGCAGTCAGATAGGACTCAGCTCTCCATTTCTATCCCTGTGGTCActtcagacttcatgtcttccaCTTCTTCTCCAGCGAACGACAAACTCACAACCTCAGCACAGTACAGGCCGTCACAGGAGCACGAGACAACAACTCAAATGGGATTAGGCATTGGCACCATCATCAGTGAGCACAACCAAAGACAAGGAAATTGGATTCCTATAACTTGGGAAAATTCCATGGGTGGTCCCCTTGGTGAGGTCTTGCATAGCACTAATAACAGCTCGGGCGATTGCAAGAACAAATCAGCAGCTCTTAATCTCATGACCGAGGGGTGGGATAGGAGCCCCCGGATGGGATTATCACCAACCGGGGTCTTACAGAAGTCCTCATTCGGTTCCCTTTCTAACAGCAGCGCAGGGAGCAGTCCAAGAGCCGAAAACAGTAAGACGAACGAAGGTTCCAGTCTTTGCAATGGCCTTCTTGGAACAACTCTTATGAATCCAACACTGCCTGCATGTAATATGTAA